The following proteins come from a genomic window of Novosphingobium aromaticivorans DSM 12444:
- a CDS encoding accessory factor UbiK family protein produces MQSENPLIADFVKLLNSAAGTIAGMGREAGENAREKAREVFGGLDFVSREEFDAVKDMAAAAREEVEALKARIAALEGAGKAG; encoded by the coding sequence ATGCAAAGCGAAAACCCGCTGATCGCCGACTTCGTCAAGCTGCTGAACAGCGCCGCCGGGACGATTGCCGGCATGGGCCGCGAGGCTGGCGAGAACGCGCGCGAGAAGGCCAGGGAAGTGTTCGGCGGGCTCGACTTCGTCAGCCGCGAGGAATTTGACGCGGTCAAGGACATGGCCGCCGCCGCGCGCGAGGAAGTCGAGGCGCTCAAGGCGCGAATTGCCGCCCTCGAAGGCGCCGGGAAGGCCGGCTAA
- a CDS encoding TlyA family RNA methyltransferase, translating into MTSTRSPSKKIRVDQLLVERGLVESRARAQALILAGLVFSGETKIAKAGQPIPADAALDVRGRDHPWVSRGGIKLAHAIEHFGLDPAGVTAMDIGSSTGGFTDVLLQNGAEHVFAVDSGTNQLAWKLRQDPRVTVLEQTSARILTPAHIDRPATWVVCDASFISLRKVLEVPLALATRPTRLVALIKPQFEVGKAEVGKGGVVRDPQLHQRVCDEVRAWLEGDGWEVQGIVQSPITGPEGNVEFLISACRD; encoded by the coding sequence GTGACCTCAACCCGCTCCCCCTCCAAGAAGATCCGCGTCGACCAGCTTCTGGTTGAGCGCGGGCTTGTCGAAAGCCGCGCGCGCGCCCAGGCCCTGATCCTCGCGGGCCTCGTGTTTTCGGGGGAAACGAAGATCGCGAAGGCGGGGCAGCCGATCCCGGCCGACGCGGCACTCGACGTGCGCGGGCGCGATCACCCGTGGGTTTCGCGCGGCGGGATCAAGCTGGCCCACGCGATCGAGCATTTCGGACTCGATCCTGCGGGCGTCACGGCAATGGACATCGGCAGTTCCACCGGCGGGTTCACAGACGTCCTGCTCCAGAATGGCGCCGAGCACGTGTTCGCGGTGGATTCGGGGACGAACCAGCTTGCCTGGAAGCTGCGGCAGGACCCGCGCGTGACCGTGCTGGAACAGACCAGTGCGCGCATCCTGACGCCTGCCCACATCGATCGCCCCGCAACCTGGGTGGTCTGCGATGCCAGCTTCATTTCCCTGCGGAAAGTGCTGGAAGTGCCCCTCGCGCTGGCGACGCGGCCGACGCGGCTGGTGGCCCTGATCAAGCCGCAGTTCGAAGTGGGCAAGGCCGAAGTCGGCAAGGGCGGGGTCGTACGCGACCCACAGCTCCACCAGCGGGTCTGCGACGAAGTGCGCGCCTGGCTGGAAGGGGACGGGTGGGAGGTCCAGGGCATTGTCCAGAGCCCGATCACCGGCCCGGAAGGCAACGTCGAGTTCCTGATATCGGCATGTCGCGACTGA
- a CDS encoding TspO/MBR family protein has translation MNYLASSGQLRASLLRWSLFTVPLLLVLGFFSGQAAGSGPGNPWFDELVKPTIYPPPVAFPIVWSTLYVLMGISLAMILSARGAAGRGLAVAVFVVQLALNLAWSPVFFAMHQILAAFWIAVAMAVTILLTLVLFWRIRPVAGMLLLPYLAWVCFASVLTFEIGRLNPGADGAFGSSRTVRVSI, from the coding sequence ATGAACTACCTCGCTTCCTCCGGCCAGCTTCGCGCCAGCCTTCTGCGCTGGTCCCTGTTCACCGTCCCCTTGCTGTTGGTGCTGGGGTTCTTCTCCGGCCAGGCGGCAGGCAGCGGCCCCGGCAATCCCTGGTTCGACGAACTCGTCAAGCCTACGATCTATCCGCCGCCGGTCGCCTTTCCGATCGTCTGGTCGACACTCTACGTGCTCATGGGCATTTCGCTGGCGATGATCCTTTCGGCGCGCGGTGCGGCGGGGCGTGGGTTGGCGGTGGCGGTCTTCGTGGTCCAGCTTGCCCTGAACCTCGCCTGGTCGCCTGTGTTCTTTGCCATGCACCAGATTCTCGCCGCGTTCTGGATCGCGGTGGCGATGGCGGTCACGATCCTCCTGACATTGGTGCTTTTCTGGCGGATTCGTCCGGTCGCGGGGATGTTGCTGCTGCCCTATCTCGCGTGGGTGTGCTTTGCGAGCGTCCTGACCTTCGAGATCGGGCGGCTCAATCCCGGGGCGGATGGCGCTTTCGGTTCTTCGCGCACGGTCCGCGTTTCGATTTGA
- a CDS encoding PAS domain S-box protein, translating to MLAEAHLSAIIQSSDDAIISKDLSGTILSWNPAATRIFGFSEAEMIGHSVRRLIPAERQAEEDDILARIARGERVKSFDTMRQRKDGVQIAVSITVSPVYDKAGRIVGASKIARDITSREEGQRALRESEARFRMLADNISQLTWVADRTGAIGWYNKRWYDYTGVPHGSTDGWGWDRVHHPDHLERVREHFAESIAAGREWEDTFPLLGRDGTYRWFLSRAKPIRGEDGGIVYWFGTNTDVTEMLEKEEQIRVLLMEVNHRSKNLLSVVQALARRSGGGDPEFLRRFENRLASLSANQDLLVRRGWSTIMMDELADAQLAILGRDSREQVLTQGLSLALSPRSAEIIGMALHELATNALKYGALSVPTGRVSLSWEETPDGHFQIDWRESGGPAVRDPKQHGFGTTLIRHIPARSLHADVTLDYAPAGLRWQLRCTSATARTLSS from the coding sequence TTGCTGGCCGAAGCGCATCTCTCTGCCATAATACAATCATCTGATGACGCGATCATAAGCAAGGACCTCTCGGGCACGATCCTGAGCTGGAACCCCGCCGCCACGCGCATCTTCGGATTCTCCGAAGCGGAGATGATCGGCCATTCCGTCCGCCGCCTCATTCCGGCGGAGCGGCAGGCGGAAGAGGACGACATCCTCGCGCGCATCGCCCGTGGCGAGCGGGTGAAGAGCTTCGACACGATGCGGCAGCGAAAGGACGGGGTCCAGATCGCGGTCTCGATCACCGTCTCGCCGGTCTACGACAAGGCGGGCCGCATCGTCGGGGCCAGCAAGATTGCCCGCGACATCACGTCGCGCGAGGAAGGCCAGCGAGCCCTGCGCGAGAGCGAGGCCCGCTTTCGCATGCTGGCCGACAACATCTCGCAGCTCACTTGGGTGGCCGACCGCACGGGCGCCATCGGCTGGTATAACAAACGCTGGTACGACTACACCGGGGTGCCGCACGGTTCGACCGATGGCTGGGGCTGGGATCGCGTGCACCATCCCGACCATCTCGAACGGGTGCGCGAGCATTTTGCCGAGAGCATTGCTGCGGGACGCGAATGGGAGGACACCTTCCCGCTTCTCGGCCGCGACGGGACCTACCGCTGGTTCCTGTCGCGCGCGAAGCCGATCCGGGGCGAGGATGGCGGGATCGTCTACTGGTTCGGCACCAATACCGACGTGACCGAGATGCTCGAGAAGGAAGAGCAGATCCGCGTCCTGCTGATGGAAGTGAACCACCGCTCGAAGAACCTGCTCTCGGTCGTCCAGGCGCTGGCCCGGCGGTCTGGCGGAGGCGATCCCGAGTTCCTGCGCCGTTTCGAGAACCGTCTCGCCAGCCTTTCTGCCAACCAGGACCTGCTGGTGCGGCGCGGTTGGTCGACGATCATGATGGACGAGCTGGCCGACGCCCAGCTCGCGATCCTCGGCCGCGACAGCCGCGAACAGGTCCTGACGCAAGGCCTGTCCCTGGCCCTGAGCCCCCGCAGCGCCGAGATCATCGGCATGGCGCTGCACGAGCTGGCAACCAACGCGCTCAAGTACGGGGCGCTCAGCGTGCCGACCGGCCGCGTTTCGCTGTCATGGGAGGAGACACCGGACGGGCATTTCCAGATCGACTGGCGCGAAAGCGGCGGCCCAGCCGTGCGCGACCCGAAGCAGCACGGCTTCGGGACAACGCTCATCCGCCATATTCCGGCGCGCAGCCTCCACGCAGACGTCACGCTCGACTACGCGCCCGCAGGCCTGCGCTGGCAATTGCGCTGCACCAGCGCGACGGCGCGGACCCTTTCGAGTTAG